The genomic interval CTGTAGTTACAGATTCGTTACGGTGACAGGAACAGCGCTGGCGTTGTACGACCCGGGAATCCGGGACGTGATTTGCGACATGGAAATACCTGAAAGCGACATGGCCATAAAGTTCCCGAAACCTTGGATATGCCCATATCGCCAACAACAGTCAGCGTGTTATACATTTCCGCCGACATAACAAGAAAGAGCTGCCCCATATAACTAAAAGACTTGGGCGCAGCGGTACTCTTCCTAAAAAACCAAAGGAGCAAATCACGATGCGCGTGATGAAGTGGAGCATGATCGCCCTGGCCGTTTCGGCAGGGACCTCGCAATTGGCTTTCGCCTCTGCACAAGACGAGTCCAAGGGTTTCATCGAAGACAGCCAGCTGAACGTTAAAACTCGCATGCTGTACTTCAGCCGTGACTTCCGCAACAACCCAGCCGGCAGTCAAAGCCGCGTGGAAGAAACCGGCCTTGGTTTCCTCGGCACTTACGAATCGGGCTTCACCCAAGGCACCGTAGGCTTCGGCGTCGACGCCATCGGCATGCTCGGCCTGAAACTGGACAGCGGCAAAGGTCGCGCCGGCACCGGCCTGTTCCCACAAGGCTCCGACGGCCGTTCGCAGGATGATTACTCCGAAGGCGGCGGCGCTGTAAAAATGCGCATCTCCAATACCGTGCTGAAGTTCGGTGACCAGTTCACCGCCATGCCAGTATTCGCCACTGACGACAGCCGCTTGCTGCCGGAAGTTGCCGAAGGCGGCTTGATCACCAGCAACGAGATCAATGGCCTGACCCTGAACGCCGGTCACTTCACCGCCATGAACGCCCAGGCTCAGACCTACCATGACAGCCTGAACCTGACCGAAGCCAACATCTTCGGCGGTACCTACGCGTTCACTGATAGCCTCAGCACCAGCGTTTACTACTCGCACATCGAAGATCACTTCCGTAAGTGGTACGGCAACATCAACTGGGCGCTGCCGATCAGCGACAAGCAAGGCCTGGTGTTCGACTTCAACATCTATGACACCAAGTCGATCGGCGCCAACCGTACCGGTGCATTCGTCACCAAGTCCGACGGCACCAACGAGCTCGACAACATCGCAGCCAGCCTGTCGGCTGCCTACAACATCGGCGCCCACACCTTCACCCTGGCCTACCAGAAAGTCAGCGGCGACGGTGACTACGCCTACGGCGTGGACGGCGGCGGCACCGTGTTCCTGGCCAACTCCATCGCCCGTTCCGACTTCAACGCCGAAGACGAGAAATCCTGGCAGGCTCGCTACGACCTGAACTTCGCCGAGTTCGGCGTACCAGGCCTGACCTTCATGACCCGTTACGCACGCGGTACCGGTGCAACCACCCGCACCACCGACGACGGTAAGGAATGGGAACGCGACGTAGACGTCAAGTACGTCATGCAGAGCGGCCCAGCGAAAGATCTGAGCTTCCGTGTCCGCCAGGCCACCTACCGCTCCAGCGACGGTGTGTACTACGGTTCGAGCTCGATCGACGAACTGCGTCTGATCGTCGAGTACCCGCTGAGCATCCTGTAAGCCTGGCTTGCAGTGCCCCGCACTTGAAAAAGCCCGGCGATCACGCCGGGCTTTTTCTTGGCTGACAAGTGTCACGCCCTGGGGCATCCTGTACGCCTTCGTTTCGCCCCCGTACAATGCGGGGTCATTTCAACGTCTTAGGCAATCGACACGGCCCACCATGCGCACCAGTCAATATTTGCTCGCCACCCAGAAAGAAACCCCTGCCGACGCAGTGGTCATCAGCCACCAGCTCATGCTGCGCGCCGGCATGATCCGCAAACTGGCCTCTGGCCTGTACACCTGGCTGCCGATGGGCTTGCGAGTGATGCGCAAGGTCGAAGCCGTTGTACGCGAGGAAATGAACGCCGCCGGCGCCCTGGAAGTGCTGATGCCCAGCATCCAGCCCGCCGAACTGTGGCAGGAATCCGGCCGTTGGGAGCAGTACGGCCCAGAGCTGCTGCGCCTGAAAGACCGCCACAACCGCGACTTCTGCGTCGGCCCGACCCACGAAGAAGTCATTACCGACCTGGCCCGTAACGAGCTGTCCAGCTATAAACAGCTGCCACTCAACATGTACCAGATCCAGACCAAATTCCGTGATGAGATCCGCCCACGCTTCGGCCTGATGCGCGGCCGCGAGTTCATCATGAAGGACGCCTACTCCTTCCATGCCGACCAGGCTTCCCTGCAGGAAACCTACGACCGCATGCACCAGGCGTACAGCAACATCTTTTCCCGCCTGGGCCTGGACTTCCGCCCTGTGCAAGCCGACACCGGCTCCATCGGTGGCAGCTACTCGCACGAGTTCCACGTGCTGGCCGAATCCGGTGAAGACGATGTGATCTTCAGCGACAGCTCCGATTACGCTGCCAACATCGAGAAGGCCGAGGCCATCCCGCGTGAAACCGTGCGCCCTGCCCCTTCCGAGGAGCTGCGCCTGGTCGACACGCCGGACGCCAAGACCATCGCCCAGTTGGTCGAAAACTTCGGCCTGCCGATCGAGAAGACCGTCAAGACCCTGATCGTGCGCGGCGCCGAAGAAGGCAAGCTGATCGCCCTGATCGTCCGTGGCGACCACGAGCTCAACGAAATCAAGGCCACCAAGCTGGAACAGGTTGCCGACCCGCTGGTCATGGCGACCGAAGCTGAACTGCGCGACGCCATCGGCGCCGGTGCAGGCTCGCTCGGCCCGCTGAACCTGCCACTGGAGTGCATCATCGACCGTTCGGTTGCCCTGATGAGCGACTTCGGCATCGGCGCCAACATCGATGACAAGCACTACTTCGGCGTCAACTGGGAGCGCGACTTGCCGGTTCCGCAAGTCGCCGACCTGCGCAACGTCGTCGAAGGCGACCCAAGCCCAGACGGCCAGGGCACCCTGGTGATCAAGCGCGGCATTGAAGTGGGCCACATCTTCCAGCTCGGCACCAAGTACAGCGAGGCACTCAAGTGCCAGGTACTGGGCGAGAACGGCAAGCCTGTCGTGTTGTCCATGGGTTGCTATGGCATTGGCGTGTCCCGCGTGGTCGCCGCCGCCATCGAACAGAGCTACGACGACAAAGGCATCATCTGGAACGACGCCCTGGCGCCTTTCCAGATCGCCCTGGTGCCGCTGCGCTATGAAACCGACGTGGTTCGCGAAGCGACCGACAAGCTGTACGCCGAACTGACCGCCGCCGGCTTCGAAGTGCTGTTGGATGACCGCGACAAGAAGAC from Pseudomonas kermanshahensis carries:
- a CDS encoding OprD family porin, yielding MRVMKWSMIALAVSAGTSQLAFASAQDESKGFIEDSQLNVKTRMLYFSRDFRNNPAGSQSRVEETGLGFLGTYESGFTQGTVGFGVDAIGMLGLKLDSGKGRAGTGLFPQGSDGRSQDDYSEGGGAVKMRISNTVLKFGDQFTAMPVFATDDSRLLPEVAEGGLITSNEINGLTLNAGHFTAMNAQAQTYHDSLNLTEANIFGGTYAFTDSLSTSVYYSHIEDHFRKWYGNINWALPISDKQGLVFDFNIYDTKSIGANRTGAFVTKSDGTNELDNIAASLSAAYNIGAHTFTLAYQKVSGDGDYAYGVDGGGTVFLANSIARSDFNAEDEKSWQARYDLNFAEFGVPGLTFMTRYARGTGATTRTTDDGKEWERDVDVKYVMQSGPAKDLSFRVRQATYRSSDGVYYGSSSIDELRLIVEYPLSIL
- a CDS encoding proline--tRNA ligase, whose protein sequence is MRTSQYLLATQKETPADAVVISHQLMLRAGMIRKLASGLYTWLPMGLRVMRKVEAVVREEMNAAGALEVLMPSIQPAELWQESGRWEQYGPELLRLKDRHNRDFCVGPTHEEVITDLARNELSSYKQLPLNMYQIQTKFRDEIRPRFGLMRGREFIMKDAYSFHADQASLQETYDRMHQAYSNIFSRLGLDFRPVQADTGSIGGSYSHEFHVLAESGEDDVIFSDSSDYAANIEKAEAIPRETVRPAPSEELRLVDTPDAKTIAQLVENFGLPIEKTVKTLIVRGAEEGKLIALIVRGDHELNEIKATKLEQVADPLVMATEAELRDAIGAGAGSLGPLNLPLECIIDRSVALMSDFGIGANIDDKHYFGVNWERDLPVPQVADLRNVVEGDPSPDGQGTLVIKRGIEVGHIFQLGTKYSEALKCQVLGENGKPVVLSMGCYGIGVSRVVAAAIEQSYDDKGIIWNDALAPFQIALVPLRYETDVVREATDKLYAELTAAGFEVLLDDRDKKTSPGIKFADMELIGIPHRIVVSDRGLAEGNLEYKHRTEQDAQALPLNEVLSFLQARVRR